A window of Tachypleus tridentatus isolate NWPU-2018 chromosome 7, ASM421037v1, whole genome shotgun sequence genomic DNA:
TATCTACTTGTAAGGAGTATAATGAATTTTCATCAGTTGGATGCCATTGGTGTTAACATTTTTGGTCATGATGCAATAGGATGGTAACACTGTGTATACCAAAACTCATTTTTCCCTTGGAACTGCATTGCTTTggcattttattttcagtttagaattttaacttttcattgaCATTTAGTATGTTATCTTTGCTTTCAGaaagatacaaattaaaaaaaaaatttctttttggAGATTTTTgatataaatcatcattttcttgtattaattTGGTATTTTGTTAATCTTTTTTGTTGTGAACATCTTTTAATGTGCATGTCTCAAGATTTTTAGTAAGATGCATTcaaaatttgaaatactttttgttCATTGTATACTGATAAGTATAGCATATAAATGTATCTAGTAATccatatttttaatagtatttaagtGAATTTCCCCTATTGTAAGAATTGTAACATTCTCTCTTCAACCATCTACTCATTCCAAATTAATTTTACCTCTCCTCCAAGCAATATGAAATTTTACACAAATTGCTCATTATGATGTTATCATTACTTGGGTGAAGTATAATTTTTAGTCTTCAATATTATTTGGCTACAGAACCATCGGATCCCTTTTGTCGTGCCCATGTTTCACGTTTTCTCCTTTTTAAAAGTTGCTAAAGTTCTGATGCTTAGTGTCGTACATAACCAATAGATAGCAGAGAtactatattacattgttttctatgcAATTAATTGTCAATTTCACTTTCAATTTAGACTTTATTTCCACAGGAATACATCAACTAGCttagatgaatttgtaatggctcttgcaTAGTTTTAATTGTTGTGTTGTTGTCAGCTTTTAGCATGTTTTCTTCTGTCTTGTGTAGTTTCTTATGTAATTCACACAAAATGGACCTTTTTACCTGTAATTTCTTGAAATGATCACTGGAAATCTCTGGAATATCATTTCTGCACAGGTGAAGGAATCTGTTTATTAATAGTTCAAGTCAGTTGTTATCAGATCATAAAAAGGTAGACATGAAAGGCTCTGTTAACAAAACTGGTGAAAGGGAATGAAaatcaattagaaacaaaaaatatgaataattataattttagggTATGAcaattctgtaacaaatataaacttgtGCTTTGAGATTAAGTGCAATGTTTGCAAGACATTTTCTTAGATGCTGtgcaaaaattaacattttaaatacttttattttcacctTCCTgagtaaattactttaaataaatgttcagAAATAAGTGTCAATTCTAAAGATTTTTTATGGAAAATTTGTAGAAGTAAAGTtactgttatttttcttaaattttggcATTTGATTATACAGATAAGCACTCAACACATGAAAGGTACGTTGTAGACTGAAAAGGTTGAGACATGTAAAATTGATTCATAAAATTACTGAGACAGCAaatattatcttaatttttattaactttatatgctttgtttattgttttcatttaaactaCAGGTAAAGTATGGATTCCAAAGGAGAGGCCTAGCGACCAAGAGGAAGATGAAATTGAAGTTGAACTTGACCTTGATCTTGACTATGAACAGGCTCTTGCAGGAGCATCAGAGGCTGAACTAGTTGACTTGGCtggtaaacacattttgttaacaTACAGTTCTACTTGACCCAGCATggtcagctggttaaggcactcgactcgtaatttgagggtcactggttcaactctccatcacaccaaacatgcttgccctttcagccgtgggggaattataaagtgtcgatcaatcccactgttcattggtaaaaaggtagcctgtgagttggaggtgggtggtgatgactagctgcctttcctctagtcttgcactgctaaattatggatggttggtgcagatagcctttgtgtagctttgcacgaaattcataaacaaacacacaagccTACTTGGTAAAGAGATGTTATTAACAGTGGTCTTGAATTTTGTAAACAATAAGTGATTAGATATACTTAATGTTATACAATAGTATCGGGCTACTGCATATGAACTGTCAGATTTTTATGTTCAAATTTGAAACTTGCATTTTAGTGGCTGAAAGAGAAGCATTTTAAGTTTGTCAGAATAATATAGTATTGACTGTTTCATTTCAAGTTCAATTTATTTGtcttatttcagaaactaaatcatatttatacTGATTTTTGCCACCATGGGTAAaattgatatgattttcttgtaTGAGTTCAGGCTTGGTCACTGTGTGGCAACAGCAGCTTGTAATATCAGTCAAGCATTTGGTGATGGCACAGCTAGTGAACACTAATCACAGTGCTGGTTTAGATTTTACTCTGGTGAAACAAGCCTTGGAAATGAGTCTCGGGTCTGCCCTCAGAGAGCCATTAATGAGGAAGAATTGAAGACCTTGGTTGAATTGGATACTGCCAAACTGTCAGAGAACTTGCCAACAAACTTAATGTTCAATACTTAACTGATTCTTGACATCTTGAAGTAACTGGTAAGgtgagaaagcttgataaatggGTATCTCATGAATTGACTTAAAACCATCAAATAGGACAAGTTAGAATTTGTTCCTTACTCGCAACAAAAACAACCTGTTTCTTCATGGAATTGTCACTTGTGATGAAAAGTGGATTCTTTATGACAATCAACAATGATCCAGAATATGGCTTCTCTAAGAAGCACCAAAACCAGCTCTTCACTCTAAGAAGCTTATGGTCAGTGTTTGGTGGGTATCAGCATGTGTGATCCTTTATTCATTCTTAAACCCAGGAGAAACAATCATAGCAGAGAAACATTGTTATGAACTTATGCACCAAAGTTGTCATCCAGCATTAGTCATTTGCAGTGGATCCATACTGCTTCATGAAAATGCTTGACCTCGTGTCTTACATTTTACTGttcaaaaactaaaactttgGTATGAAACTTTACCTCATCCACCATATTTGCCCAATCTTTCCCTTTCAgattatcactttttaaacatttggacattttattaaaataaaaaaacgttttcaaacCAAAGGTCAATTGAAAATGCCTTTTGAGAACTTCATCACATCAAAGGATGTCCAGTTCTTTAAAgatagtatttataaagttaaaacttaTTGGCAGAAGTGTATTGAGTCTAAAGGAGTTATTTTGATTaactaaattaaacaacaaaaagatgtacttgtttcacattttcctttaaaaaatctgacattttatatgcaacagcctgatatttaatatttttatggctTTAACCTGTTTCAGCTTATGACTTTAAATTTGATACTTTTGTATTCGCTTTCATAAAAAAACACTCAGAAATGACAATATCTAAAATACAGGTACttcatgtataaaatataagcatagaacattttttattttcagtaagatgCCACtgataaactaaactaaaaattttaaattaatttaaaaaacaaacaaacaaggtacaTGACATAAATATGTCATTATGTGACAAGTTTGTAACCATTGTTTTGGACCTTGCTGGCCTGGTGGTTAGTGTTATCAACTTGCAATTTGCAAGTTGAAGATTTTAGTCCATGTCACACTGAGCATATTTATACTTTAAACTGTGGAGGTATTATAATATGGCAATCAATCCATATTTTCATTGGTAAgtgtagcttaagagttggcagttgatGATGTTGGCTAGCTACTTTCCTTCCAGTATATTACTACTCAAATAAGGAAAGCTAGTGCAGGTAGagctcatgtagctttgcatgaaattcaaaaataaatcaaaccataGATCTGAAATATAGGTTTCAAAAAGCCTACAGGGTCTTGATCTCTTGAAAATGAGGGTGTTTCTTTAATAATGGGTCTGGAAAAGtgcttgaaaataattattctaaactAATCATTTTGTGATATTTATCAGTGAATTTCCTGATAAAATCATAAACCTGATTGTGAATGGTTGTTCAGGAAATATAACTTTCTACCAGCACTTTCTGTTAGAGTAACATCTACAAAAGGTATCTTGACCTTTATCATATTGTATATTGTACTTAAATGTACCTTTTGTAGTCcatttataaattatgttcagttgtttaaaaaaacaaaatactaatgcCTAAGCTTGCCCTGTGTTGAAGTCCAAGGTAAGATTCCATAATTTCAAATTACAAGTTAAATTGTTTGTAAAGCTAAGAGGAACtgtcaaaattaatttcattaataaaaaaacaggaCTTAATAAAGTTAGTTTATAAATTAGCATTCCAAGTCACATACAAAAGTAGtctttatataactatattaTTTCAATATGTGCAATCATACAGAGGCTTTGTgggtatacactagaagtttagaAATTTACAGTTCTTGTTAGGAAAGAAAGACCTCTAAAGCAAACACattgtaaactaaaaataatgacATATTTTAGATAATTTAGTCATGTTTAGCTTTAAGTttggaaactttaaaataaaataaaatgtacaatgaGTTGCATTTCACAATTTCTAATACCCATATCTTcacaaatttacttttttttttttttgaagtgttttaagtctgaaataagtaacaaacatctaaacataatgtagtttattgtactaactttaaacaaaaaatcaaatcaaatcacAAGATATGTAAAGActtgtaagtaaaaaaaacttaaataaacactaattattattcattattataagagtattttgtttatgtaatttttatgaaGTGAATGTTTGTGGACACTTaatgattttaaaacataaatccacATTTAAATTGActtttggaaataatttttttttctttcagcaatTTTGGGTCTCCATAGCATGATGAACCAAGATCAGTACCATGCTTCTATTTTGAACAAAGGCCAGAAGATAGGTGATAAGTTTGAAAGTCAGTGCATATTTTGTCTCATTCTTCAGGTTCATTATGTTTAAATTGAATTTGAACCATGTAGTATTTATTATGTAGGTGCAGTGTAATGCAGATCagtaatttaatttattcagCTCAGGTTATGATAGATTtaaatgattaatatatataattgtttcaatttttatgttaagaaatgGGAAATTTTTGGAGGTGCAATGtatgaaaactttaatttgtgtattttaataaatatttgtatatttaacatgtacatatgtaattatttaagttttatttttgtataacagtAGGATTCTATTCACTTGattgaaagttatttaaatactttgaaaAGTGAGTTCCCATCCTTTCAATTTTTGCTGTTTAAATAGTTTGTGATGTTCGTTATTCCTTAACAATGGTTTTATTGAAGAACACTACTCTCGTCCTTTAAGGTAAACTAAGATTTGTTGAAAAAGGAAAGTTGACTACTTTAACAAGCCTACAGTGTTGGAATACCAACATACCAAATTTGAAGGTAAATGAATGAAGAAACATTGAAGAAacttgttttgaagttaaacagtGAAGAGTTGAGTAAGGAAGGGAAATCCATCAAGAAACCTGAGATCTGTATAATTGAAGACACTGTTTATATTTGGTTTTAGCAAAGGGGGAGTTTATTAAacctgttttgttattttgtatgaaGTGATtttgagtataataaaaacaaaacaaatggttaTCCAAGTTTCAAACTAGCAtttgttttctaaagtaattttaaaatttgttcatCTTACTATCTTATTGAGAATgtaaaattataactgaaaattGTGTCCATTTTTCGTATGAAAAGTAAATACTGCTTAGTGATCTTAATAGTGTGGTATTGACAGTTAATTCATACACCTTTTTGTGAATACATATTACACTACAGTACTGAATAACAgtctgttattaataataataataattacctgATATTCATTATTAACTTGTAGAGGAAATGTGTAGAAAAACCACTACTGATCCTATGAAGGCTGAGTAAATTTTTGAGACAAAATCTAACAATTTACTTTAGAAGTCAAAAGTAGTAGCGTAAGAGTTCTTATAAGAAGAGTAGAAGTTTAGTGTGTTAAATTTGTCTAttgttttacaaatgaaaaaaagttaTAGCAAGCTTCTTGACTATTTCAGGTCTTGTACATGCTACTCAACCAAAATGTTTAGGTCTCGAACCAGATAATGACACTAATGTAGACAAAACTTTGGATCAGGTTGTAAAGAATGACTCATCACTCAGAAAACTTAATTGGAACAACATTAAAGTTAGTATGAttgaataaataagttttaaaatgataatcatagtaatcataatttaaaagtttttaccCCTGAATTATTGTTATGTAAGTTAAGgattaaatatgataattttgtattaataatgCTTTCAGAATTCTGTATGGGTGTTGATTATTGCAGTTGACTTGTAGATTGATGTAATTACTTGTATTGGTTCTAACCTGAAGCTATTTTGCTAAGCAGTACTATCTAAAGGATAGCCAATCATGCTTAAGTAGCTAGATTGTATAATATGAGTGTATATGTTCCATGTCTTTATAATATCTGAGATGTTAGCCAGCAGAGGTTGAAAtgccaatataataaaaatgacaaatgtataaatgtataatgttcatacatttaagctatttagactaaacatttgtttttcagttaatttCTAGTAATTCTAGAAAgagaagcataatttatatttatttcctaatttttatggtgtTCAGAGATCAGTCAGATCTACCAAACACAGATTCCAAttcaatagtgaaaataacaaagtgtaaagtttttttttctttatttggatGTTATAAAGATTTCTAATGTAAATTTTCTGATACaaatacttttatgaaatttgaaaatgaaaagaaCTCTGTATGTTGGATAGTtaacatactaaaataaaaacattttgtgaaaatctgtacttaaaaaaaatatcttaatatttaattcaaaaacctgatattttgtgtttgaaagcattgtaatgtttaccagcaacctgcaaaattttgtaaatatgtgcATATGTTATCAAACATCAGTGTATAATTCCTCTTGTGAATACTTTCGTGGTTACAATCCGATTGTGTTTCACCTAATACCTGATGGAAGGGTAAATAGATATTTGGTTTCATCAAAAAGAATTTGGAAATGTAATTATCAggtcattccataagtaatgtTTGTAATACTAAGATTTAAAAGGAGAAAGAGAACTCTGGTAACAACTTTAACCAATTATGTATCTTCCATCACTTTCAATAACAGTCTGCCAAAGTCTCAAGATTTTCAATaccatacttatatatatatataaaaaaaaaggtggTTTTGAGACAAAGGTACAAAGGTTATTTTTAACTCATccatagaagtaaactgttttacATTCAGATGATGTTACAAGACTCAGATGACGTGCAGATAGTAATCTGAAGGGGCAAGATCAGGAGAGTAAGTGGGATGGGAAAGTTTCTCCCAGCCAAACTTTTCAGTTTTTCTGGAAGTAATCCTAGCAGTGTGAAGATGTGCATTGTCATGGTAGAAAACAACTCCTTTCTGATTCATCAAAGCtagtctctctctctttttttttttttttgagtgcaTTGTTCAGTTGATCCAGTGGCTGACAGTATCTCTCAGCAGTGATTGTCTGGTTTGATTGTAACAACTCAGTGTATTACACCACCTTTATCCTACCAAACACTAAACAAAACCTTCCTAGGGTGCAGGTTTACTTTTGGCTGTGGTGTAGCTAATTTTCCTGCACTAACACACTGTTGGCAGCACTATACATTTTGATGGAGTACACAtttctcatctccagtcactaggcAGTTTGCTTGAAGATCACAAGAGTGAAGAGATGTGCATATGTTTACTCATTCTCTCAGATTATCAGCTGACAATTGCTGATACTAAGTAAACttatatattatacaaagttgttgaaaatgttgatgaACAGTGGAAGGAGATGAATTGAGTTTCTGGgctaattcttcaacagttacagcacaatTCTCCTCGAGTGCTGTTAGAAGCAGGTCATAAGCAAACTCAACAGGACATCCAGTACGAGCTGCATCTGTTAAACTGCAGTTACCAGTTATAAACTTATTGAACCATCTTTGACACTTATTCATATTGAGAATGCCATTGCTGTATATCTCTTGAATGCTTTGCATAGATTCTGTTGCACTTTTCCCATTTATGAACTTGTAAAACATAACATGCCTTATGTGCTCCTGACACTTGACACTTCCAAGATAATTGGAActtctacaataaataaaacaaaacctagTAAGGAAACAAAATGGCTTACTCTTAATGTCATCAAGTCATCCCATATAACTTGTGATGTTAAGAATAACTTCATTTagccaagaaatatgcatttaaacttatcCTATCCCAAAAaacgacattacttatgggatgacctgataaattgTTTCCCTGTTACTTCTTTGAgtgaaatgtttacttttaattttattaatagcttAAATCATTGTATATGTTTTTCTATGACTGAATTTACTCGTAcagaatatttcaaaagaaaaattcaaGAGACTATTTGAAGGACTGAAAACCAACACAAATTTAGAAGAATTAAGTTTGGCTAACACAGACCTTACAGATGGTCCTGTAGAGGTATGTTAACTTTTTCTGTTGGGATTGTTTGGATATTTTTAGGTTAAAATGCTAtggtattgttaaaaatatttaacttgtataaagAAGAATCTtaagtataacaacatattttcaaCTCTTACCAAATATACAGACTTACACTCATACAAATGTCTAATAccaaattttactgaaaattaatcatttaaaaagtaaatgCAGAGGATTtgaacagaaaaaagtgaaaaaaactaagttgctttaatatacatataaaaatggctggtatgggtagaaaaagctttatgtagaggagcaaataacttttcgaccttcttcagtcatcgtcaggttcacaaagaaagaaagaggtaactgaccacgtGTTttaagggggttgtgtaattcagtgtaggaatgtagagggcgtacttagatgtttgattatatatattaatatggatataaaggtgttcctttgtattggtttattttgggcttaagttgttgtataagtaaggcttctttaattttgcatttgtttgtttgtttcatttagtatttgggtgttaaTTTGGGTATATGGGTTCATACCAAATTTATCCAAAAACCAGCCAGTAGGagaatggaaaccagattcaaagaacagtCACCTTCAcccatttttgaacactgcaaatcaaatgaacacaacataaccataaaatacACCCAtttactaaatgaaacaaaaaataaacaaatgcaaaattaaagatgccttatttatacaacaacttaagcccaaaataaaccaatacaaaggaacaccctTATatccatattaataaatattatcgaACATCTAAGtgcaccctctacattcctacactcaattacacaactcccttcaaacatatggtcagctattggtcagttgcctcctttctttctttgtgaacctggcaaTGActgaaggtcaaaacgttgtttgctcctctacatgaagctttctctactcataccagctgtttttacacatatttttctctacaagtgggttttctcatcatcacaggtTCCTTTAAGtctcttttttgttatttatatttgagTTAATTCTTTTTTACCAAGTCAGTTACACTTCAGTTACCAAGTATTATTTAGTTAGTCTGTTAAGCAGATTCTGGATTCTTTTGTTgatgtttagtttttatgttactgAGTTTTCATTGAAGTTTGGTATTCAGTTTTGAATTTCTCATTTAGAAAGTAAACTACTTTTATCTAATTACTGTTTGTCTTTATAAAAGATCTATTGACTTAAACACCTGTGGTTGTTTTATGCTCATTTGTATCAgttttctcattgtttttaaaataaaatttgaaatcttTATCTTGtagtatgattttttaaaatgctttttataaatttatctatTACTTCatctttatgtttttagttttttctcaATCaaaatttttggctgctgatgACTTTAAATGGTATACCCTGTtgcactgttttttgtttattttggtggTATTTCAGGCttcattataaaatcattttgcTGTTTCAAGCTTTCTTAAATTTCAAATCTatttgttgtagttgtttttattGCGAGGATTTTTCACAGCAGAAGACAGATGTTTGTTTCTGAAAGTAACTTTGATTCAGTTTGCCTTTATGTTCTATGCAAAATTTTATTTCCTAGTTTTTAAAATCGATAACAGGCCTGCATCTAAACTTTCTGCTTTGTATTCTTCAGATTTTCTCTTTTTAAAATGCGTTATGTggaataaaagtaattttcttcatcagtcatttttatcattatttttattcctgACCAACTTTATTGTAACCTTTAATTTCATCTTAGTTTAAGTCATAACTAATTAGAATAGTTATAGTAAAGATCTTGCTTTTTTACTTTCTTGTAAGATAATGTTTAAGTTAAATGACAAATTATAACTGATtgcaaaataatgtttacattaaatCACAAGTTATAACTGaaagtttttttctctttcagtttTGAATCTGATCTAATTGTGTGGATGCTTGTATTCTGTACtctgtttgtttatgtaataCTTGTATGTTGATAAAGAGCCTTTATCAGtgtatcaaaaaatgtttttgcCTTTCATAAGGTATTTGTTTCGTAATGGTTTGGATCACttgaacttgtaaaataaaatttattagttCAGTGTTGTAGTGTcattggaaagtttgttatatatgaatattacgttcagtttttattgttttacacagtattaaaaaaaaacaccttaactGGAAAAGATGGCATATATCTCatgtaaaaaatgtattactagaaaatagtttttttttcgaTTACTACAGATTCTCATTCAAGCCCTTGAACAGAACAAGACCTTGAAATCTCTTAATGTTGAGTCCAACTATCTGACACCACGAACGATTTGTGATCTAGTCAAAGCTCTATTGCCCACCCAAAGTATTCTGGAGCTGAGAACAGTTAATCAGGTACATATACAGCAGTTAACTGGTTATAGTATTAAGaatatctgtttttaataaaaaatgaaatagtaaTTAAATTATACCCATGTGGTGATATGACTTAATCAAATTGTTAgtgtaagtataatatttatcCTTGTTAAAATTAGTAACAGAACACTTTTCAGAGAAACCTTAACTAGTAATATTCAGTGAATAAATGGTGACACactgttttcagttttgtgtgttctaTGGACATATCCATATTTAGTTTACTGCTTCTTTTTCCATTTGTTTATTCATTCATAATTTTAAGAACGAGTGGTTttgtttgtatgactaaaggttcATGGAATCGCCCTTTCTTTCACAGGCTGTGAGATGTAGTTAggctacaaaaaatatattaaaacatgcaTATTGTAGACATTGTTACTTTAAATCCATTATTACAGCATGATCTCTGTTTATTTGTATAACTATTTTTGAAAAGTGAACTGTACAGCTTGTTTTATCTGCACACATAGATTGTATTTAAAGAATTGCttttaggttttttgtttttttttctctttagtttAGTTCTGGCTTATCGTTACAGTAAGTGGAGATTTGAGCCTCTCcacttttcattattttgaactcccaagtttgtaattaaaacatacattaaaGTTTTGTTGATTGACAGATATCTTGCTTTGATAATATTACAACTATTCTTCATtctgaaaatgttgttttttttatatacactttTAGAAGTTTTTGTATTACCTTAAGGATTTCAAAAGTTAGAAAAATTACACATATTGTAAAAGTGTATATTTCCATGTGGAATTAAATTGTTCTTTGAACCCAATACTTAGCtatgtttagaatattatttttcaaaatttgatcAAAATTCTGTGTTTCAGTCTAGTTATCCATTGTCTTGGAAAAGACCGTATTAAAGTAAGATTTTTAAACATATCTGTTTTTTATGTTCACTTATTAGgtaacaaagtttgttttttaacataaattcagAAATACTACTGTTTATGATTTAACTAGAATCATAAATATAATCTTaactaaattgttttgtttcaaattttactgatttttttttatatatagttttttacatacaaaacattaggTTTAGAACCTTAACTTAATGAGTAAAGTTAAACCAAACCTATTAATGTAAaactatttgattaaaaaaaagtactatttaaaatgttgaagtTTCTAGCTTTAATATAACCATTTTAACAGAGTTAGTATCACAacctttcattttataaaattagacTGTTTATAATCAATGTTTCAAAATGTGGTATAAAAACGTAGGTagcataaatatttgaattataaactaagtTTTGGTTTATTAATTTCAATAGGTTATGTTCAAATTCTCggtttttctttcattataaagGGGCTTTTGATTGTTCAATGAatgaaaaatacatattatatagaTGTTGATAAGCCAGAATATAAAActtatctttttctttctttattaagaTATCGTTAGTTGTTAAATCAACATATGGCCTTTTTTTTCCCTTTGTATTATAAGAAATGTCAATTTTCTCATACATTGCTATtggacatatttttattaaacaaagagAAGATTGTTGTATAGTAGTCATAGCTGATATTTTGTGAGAGGAGAATTTGTATTAGATTAAAGATGTTGCTCTAAGCAGTAATGTAATTTAACCTAGTTATAGGTTAATTAGTCTAAGTTGTATAGTGTGGAGTATCTTATTTGAGTGCCTGATGTGTTTTTGTGTTCTAAAATTCATACTTGAaagttacaaaacatattttaaaccaCACTGCAGGAAAAATAGGCTTACTGGATCA
This region includes:
- the LOC143255161 gene encoding tropomodulin-like, which codes for MTTKLFGKDLKDYDDLDIDDLLAKLTPEELEQLSNEVDPDDSLLPPSQRCKDQTTKAPTGPLNRRKLLEYLETRAKEQEDWPEHKPFEAGIKRGKVWIPKERPSDQEEDEIEVELDLDLDYEQALAGASEAELVDLAAILGLHSMMNQDQYHASILNKGQKIGDKFESLVHATQPKCLGLEPDNDTNVDKTLDQVVKNDSSLRKLNWNNIKNISKEKFKRLFEGLKTNTNLEELSLANTDLTDGPVEILIQALEQNKTLKSLNVESNYLTPRTICDLVKALLPTQSILELRTVNQSPQVLGTKIEMEIAKLVEQNDTLLRLGIFFETADARIHVTAKLQKNSDAIRIKRVGA